A section of the Mangifera indica cultivar Alphonso chromosome 12, CATAS_Mindica_2.1, whole genome shotgun sequence genome encodes:
- the LOC123192091 gene encoding allantoinase-like, translated as MAFFLIFKFWLQKGQIDMINSDHSPTEPELKLLDDGDLLRAWGGISSMQFVLPVTWSYGQKYGVTSEQLASWWTERPAKLAGQHSKGAIAIGNHADIVVWELEMEYDLNHDHPIYIKHPQISAYLGRRLSGKVLGTFVRGNLVYKEGRHAPPACGKPILATST; from the exons atgg CTTTCttcttgatttttaaattttggttacaGAAAGGACAGATTGATATGATAAATTCAGATCATTCACCAACTGAGCCAGAACTTAAACTCCTTGATGATGGTGACTTGTTGAGAGCTTGGGGTGGTATATCATCTATGCAG TTTGTTCTTCCTGTAACTTGGTCATATGGGCAAAAATATGGAGTAACTTCAGAGCAGTTGGCTTCATGGTGGACTGAGAGGCCTGCCAAGCTTGCTGGACAACATTCAAAG GGAGCCATTGCGATTGGAAACCATGCGGACATTGTTGTTTGGGAACTTGAAATGGAGTATGACCTCAACCATGACCATCCTATATACATTAAACATCCT CAAATCTCTGCCTATCTCGGAAGAAGACTCTCTGGAAAAGTATTGGGCACATTTGTTAGAGGAAATCTTGTGTACAAAGAAGGAAGACATGCTCCCCCCGCCTGTGGCAAGCCAATCCTTGCCACATCCACATGA
- the LOC123192092 gene encoding glycine-rich protein DOT1-like, translating into MAEIKWANLFFVVLLSLGVCYSSQRELAPVKEESYKQDNNNINGEEKWGIGGAIGGGINIGGDDNGCHGNPGINIGGDARAGISLPGINIGGDVNGRVSGTGSISGGISGDISLGGGGAPPCSSCNSGGAYGETDQSLDLGSNALIIIIMPPLMMQTVLQQSKRTMRLMKMKVKLQKL; encoded by the coding sequence ATGGCTGAAATTAAATGGGCTAACTTGTTTTTTGTAGTTTTGCTGAGCTTAGGAGTTTGCTACTCTTCTCAGAGAGAGCTTGCACCAGTCAAAGAGGAATCAtataaacaagataataataatatcaacgGTGAAGAAAAATGGGGCATTGGCGGAGCGATTGGTGGTGGTATTAACATCGGCGGCGATGACAATGGTTGTCATGGCAATCCTGGTATTAATATCGGTGGTGATGCCCGCGCTGGTATCAGCCTTCCCGGTATTAATATTGGCGGTGATGTCAATGGTCGTGTTAGTGGTACAGGTAGCATTAGCGGGGGCATTTCTGGTGATATAAGTCTTGGCGGCGGCGGTGCTCCACCTTGTTCTAGCTGTAATAGTGGTGGTGCTTATGGTGAAACTGATCAGTCATTAGATTTGGGTTCTAATgctctaataataataataatgccaCCATTAATGATGCAAACAGTATTGCAGCAAAGCAAGAGAACAATGAGGCTCATGAAAATGAAGGTGAAGTTGCAGAAGCTGTAG
- the LOC123193383 gene encoding uncharacterized protein LOC123193383 isoform X2 produces the protein MDSLTGFSSGNRNLPWLWIIEYLASFKQVDTSVLHDLVEMAPQLPDDLAKNTREMVALRCLEDMFGESNEPDCISDTEDKVGFAFTESCEDVLQHILQEASALDLKMDGPELLKWDVHPFIMHKRAFMPKCALQQLKGMILEGNNPLAASLKESSGLMCVNGSGRTLTADVNHNAMTWRFNETGTHVQTMATNESLIPPTCENENEASGNNLHNTNLLASKRNRNDSNNLADDENMEGDFNEIQGEFDLHSNVQKLKQDANYTDKSLVQNSVPQPCCESLENLQERVVGVDGGEGCVVANQSQDAGMEESQFPDDGCSERVGRGGDLNDDQIKDNQTMVDHIPDKMCQDTSGDEAIQNMYVDEVNVNEPRTSTDATLLETQLNDYANKSKGQTESLHEEEMSSDDDEYLNERNDVAKTKSHFFSSQGFLENDFLAASSFTEQNLCMKCNKDGQLLGCNTSSCPLVVHENCLGYPAHFDEMGNFYCPFCAYSLAISEYLEAKKKASIARKRLASFFQKSLQQHPNESAEELHKKEQTHSRQNGTNEERPSVGALVEKQDQTPINCRSDDDNLTRTDADVAPVDLREAEGENAKFNISSYSIRVRKQERQYTYPAIPQLRRKKVPWTAEEEEMLKKGVKRFTTGVDDRNIPWKMILEFGSSVFLKGRTAIDLKDKWRNMCKGSPRTK, from the exons ATGGATTCTTTGACTGGGTTTTCTTCTGGCAATCGTAACCTTCCATGGCTTTGGATTATTGAGTATTTAGCCAGCTTCAAGCAAGTAGACACATCTGTTTTGCATG aTTTGGTTGAAATGGCCCCACAGTTACCTGATGATTTGGCAAAAAATACGAGGGAAATGGTCGCGTTGAGATGTTTGGAGGATATGTTTGGTGAATCAAATGAACCTGACTGCATTTCAGATACAGAGGACAAAGTTGGATTTGCTTTTACAGAAAGCTGTGAAGATGTTCTTCAACACATACTGCAGGAG GCATCGGCTTTAGATCTCAAAATGGATGGACCAGAGTTGTTGAAATGGGATGTTCATCCCTTTATTATGCATAAAAGAGCTTTTATGCCTAAATGTGCTTTACAACAG CTGAAAGGTATGATTCTTGAAGGTAATAATCCGTTGGCTGCCTCCTTGAAGGAAAGTAGTGGACTGATGTGTGTAAATGGGAGTGGAAGAACCCTCACTGCTGATGTCAATCATAATGCAATGACATGGAGATTTAATGAGACAGGCACTCATGTCCAAACAATGGCTACAAATGAGAGTTTGATCCCTCCAACCTGTGAAAATGAGAATGAAGCATCAGGAAATAATTTGcataatacaaatttattagCTTCTAAGAGGAACAGAAATGATTCAAATAACTTGGCTGATGATGAGAATATGGAAGGAGACTTCAATGAGATTCAAGGGGAATTTGATCTCCATTCTAATGTCCAAAAGCTTAAGCAGGATGCAAATTATACTGATAAATCTCTAGTACAGAACTCAGTTCCTCAGCCTTGTTGTGAGTCATTAGAAAATCTTCAAGAAAGAGTTGTTGGAGTTGATGGAGGAGAAGGTTGTGTTGTTGCAAACCAATCTCAAGATGCGGGCATGGAGGAAAGCCAGTTTCCAGATGATGGCTGTTCAGAGAGGGTTGGACGGGGTGGTGATCTTAATGATGACCAAATCAAGGATAATCAAACAATGGTTGATCATATTCCTGATAAAATGTGTCAAGATACATCTGGAGATGAAgctattcaaaatatgtatgtgGATGAAGTCAATGTTAATGAACCAAGAACATCAACAGATGCAACCTTATTGGAAACTCAGCTAAATGATTATGCAAATAAGTCTAAAGGTCAGACGGAGTCTTTGCATGAAGAAGAAATGTCAAGTGACGATGATGAATATCTGAATGAGAGAAATGATGTTGCCAAGACGAAGAGTCATTTCTTCAGCTCCCAAGGCTTCTTAGAGAATGATTTCCTGGCAGCAAGCAGCTTTACAGAACAAAACCTTTGTATGAAATGTAACAAAGATGGTCAGTTGTTGGGTTGTAACACTAGTAGTTGTCCACTGGTGGTTCACGAGAATTGCTTGGGTTACCCTGCACATTTTGATGAAATGGGAAATTTTTATTGTCCTTTCTGTGCATATTCTCTTGCCATTTCTGAATACCTGGAAGCTAAGAAGAAAGCTTCCATAGCAAGGAAGAGACTAGCTTCATTTTTTCAGAAGAGTTTGCAGCAGCATCCAAATGAATCTGCTGAGGAGTTGCACAAAAAAGAGCAGACTCATTCTAGACAAAATGGaacaaatgaa GAGCGTCCATCAGTAGGAGCTCTTGTAGAAAAACAGGATCAAACACCGATTAACTGTAGGTCTGATGATGATAATTTAACCCGGACAGATGCAGATGTAGCCCCTGTGGATCTGAGAGAAGCTGAAGGGGAAAATGCTAAGTTCAATATTTCTAGTTACTCAATACGTGTCCGCAAGCAAGAGAGGCAgta TACATACCCTGCAATTCCTCAGTTGAGACGGAAAAAAGTTCCTTGGACAGCTGAAGAGGAAGAGATGCTTAAG AAGGGGGTAAAGAGATTTACTACTGGTGTTGATGATAGAAATATTCCATGGAAGATGATTTTAGAATTTGGTAGTTCTGTGTTTCTGAAAGGTCGTACGGCCATAGACTTGAAGGATAAATGGAGAAACATGTGCAAAGGAAGTCCAAGAACCAAATGA
- the LOC123193383 gene encoding uncharacterized protein LOC123193383 isoform X1 yields MDSLTGFSSGNRNLPWLWIIEYLASFKQVDTSVLHDLVEMAPQLPDDLAKNTREMVALRCLEDMFGESNEPDCISDTEDKVGFAFTESCEDVLQHILQEASALDLKMDGPELLKWDVHPFIMHKRAFMPKCALQQLKGMILEGNNPLAASLKESSGLMCVNGSGRTLTADVNHNAMTWRFNETGTHVQTMATNESLIPPTCENENEASGNNLHNTNLLASKRNRNDSNNLADDENMEGDFNEIQGEFDLHSNVQKLKQDANYTDKSLVQNSVPQPCCESLENLQERVVGVDGGEGCVVANQSQDAGMEESQFPDDGCSERVGRGGDLNDDQIKDNQTMVDHIPDKMCQDTSGDEAIQNMYVDEVNVNEPRTSTDATLLETQLNDYANKSKGQTESLHEEEMSSDDDEYLNERNDVAKTKSHFFSSQGFLENDFLAASSFTEQNLCMKCNKDGQLLGCNTSSCPLVVHENCLGYPAHFDEMGNFYCPFCAYSLAISEYLEAKKKASIARKRLASFFQKSLQQHPNESAEELHKKEQTHSRQNGTNEIYDNGHCGGRKHNQVKQNGQKVHDFSDHLCQESISNRNQSEPSASCFKNNLPCIEEMANLASATVSVSYGGTVGKKNIFEERPSVGALVEKQDQTPINCRSDDDNLTRTDADVAPVDLREAEGENAKFNISSYSIRVRKQERQYTYPAIPQLRRKKVPWTAEEEEMLKKGVKRFTTGVDDRNIPWKMILEFGSSVFLKGRTAIDLKDKWRNMCKGSPRTK; encoded by the exons ATGGATTCTTTGACTGGGTTTTCTTCTGGCAATCGTAACCTTCCATGGCTTTGGATTATTGAGTATTTAGCCAGCTTCAAGCAAGTAGACACATCTGTTTTGCATG aTTTGGTTGAAATGGCCCCACAGTTACCTGATGATTTGGCAAAAAATACGAGGGAAATGGTCGCGTTGAGATGTTTGGAGGATATGTTTGGTGAATCAAATGAACCTGACTGCATTTCAGATACAGAGGACAAAGTTGGATTTGCTTTTACAGAAAGCTGTGAAGATGTTCTTCAACACATACTGCAGGAG GCATCGGCTTTAGATCTCAAAATGGATGGACCAGAGTTGTTGAAATGGGATGTTCATCCCTTTATTATGCATAAAAGAGCTTTTATGCCTAAATGTGCTTTACAACAG CTGAAAGGTATGATTCTTGAAGGTAATAATCCGTTGGCTGCCTCCTTGAAGGAAAGTAGTGGACTGATGTGTGTAAATGGGAGTGGAAGAACCCTCACTGCTGATGTCAATCATAATGCAATGACATGGAGATTTAATGAGACAGGCACTCATGTCCAAACAATGGCTACAAATGAGAGTTTGATCCCTCCAACCTGTGAAAATGAGAATGAAGCATCAGGAAATAATTTGcataatacaaatttattagCTTCTAAGAGGAACAGAAATGATTCAAATAACTTGGCTGATGATGAGAATATGGAAGGAGACTTCAATGAGATTCAAGGGGAATTTGATCTCCATTCTAATGTCCAAAAGCTTAAGCAGGATGCAAATTATACTGATAAATCTCTAGTACAGAACTCAGTTCCTCAGCCTTGTTGTGAGTCATTAGAAAATCTTCAAGAAAGAGTTGTTGGAGTTGATGGAGGAGAAGGTTGTGTTGTTGCAAACCAATCTCAAGATGCGGGCATGGAGGAAAGCCAGTTTCCAGATGATGGCTGTTCAGAGAGGGTTGGACGGGGTGGTGATCTTAATGATGACCAAATCAAGGATAATCAAACAATGGTTGATCATATTCCTGATAAAATGTGTCAAGATACATCTGGAGATGAAgctattcaaaatatgtatgtgGATGAAGTCAATGTTAATGAACCAAGAACATCAACAGATGCAACCTTATTGGAAACTCAGCTAAATGATTATGCAAATAAGTCTAAAGGTCAGACGGAGTCTTTGCATGAAGAAGAAATGTCAAGTGACGATGATGAATATCTGAATGAGAGAAATGATGTTGCCAAGACGAAGAGTCATTTCTTCAGCTCCCAAGGCTTCTTAGAGAATGATTTCCTGGCAGCAAGCAGCTTTACAGAACAAAACCTTTGTATGAAATGTAACAAAGATGGTCAGTTGTTGGGTTGTAACACTAGTAGTTGTCCACTGGTGGTTCACGAGAATTGCTTGGGTTACCCTGCACATTTTGATGAAATGGGAAATTTTTATTGTCCTTTCTGTGCATATTCTCTTGCCATTTCTGAATACCTGGAAGCTAAGAAGAAAGCTTCCATAGCAAGGAAGAGACTAGCTTCATTTTTTCAGAAGAGTTTGCAGCAGCATCCAAATGAATCTGCTGAGGAGTTGCACAAAAAAGAGCAGACTCATTCTAGACAAAATGGaacaaatgaaatttatgaTAATGGTCACTGTGGAGGACGAAAACATAACCAAGTGAAACAAAATGGCCAGAAAGTACATGATTTTAGTGATCATCTTTGTCAGGAAAGTATCAGTAACAGGAATCAATCAGAGCCTTCTGCATCATGTTTCAAGAACAATTTGCCTTGTATAGAAGAAATGGCAAATTTAGCTAGTGCAACAGTTTCTGTTTCTTACGGAGGAACGGTAgggaaaaagaatatatttgaaGAGCGTCCATCAGTAGGAGCTCTTGTAGAAAAACAGGATCAAACACCGATTAACTGTAGGTCTGATGATGATAATTTAACCCGGACAGATGCAGATGTAGCCCCTGTGGATCTGAGAGAAGCTGAAGGGGAAAATGCTAAGTTCAATATTTCTAGTTACTCAATACGTGTCCGCAAGCAAGAGAGGCAgta TACATACCCTGCAATTCCTCAGTTGAGACGGAAAAAAGTTCCTTGGACAGCTGAAGAGGAAGAGATGCTTAAG AAGGGGGTAAAGAGATTTACTACTGGTGTTGATGATAGAAATATTCCATGGAAGATGATTTTAGAATTTGGTAGTTCTGTGTTTCTGAAAGGTCGTACGGCCATAGACTTGAAGGATAAATGGAGAAACATGTGCAAAGGAAGTCCAAGAACCAAATGA
- the LOC123193014 gene encoding monothiol glutaredoxin-S17 has protein sequence MGGGSVKELKSMEELDNVRQSGAPVILHFWASWCEASKHMDQVFSQLSTDFPNAHFFRVEAEEQPEISEAYSVAAVPYFVFFKDGKSVDKLEGADPSSLANKVAKVAGSVNPGEPAAPASLGMAAGATVLEAVKELAQENGSSQLNNQVQPGLGDALKKRLQQLIDSHPVMLFMKGSPEEPKCGFSRQVVDILKDEKVTFGSFDILSDKEVREGLKKFSNWPTFPQLYCKGELLGGCDIAIAMHKSGELKDIFRDHGIETVDGSGKSGICGSTGLSTTVASRLESLINSTPVMLFMKGKPEEPKCGFSGKVVEILQQEKVDFGSFDILTDEEVRQSLKVYSNWSSYPQLYIKGELIGGSDIVLEMQKSGELKKVLAEKGVINQKETLEDRLKNLTKSSPVMLFMKGTPDAPRCGFSSKVVNALREEGVSFGSFDILSDEEVRQGLKVYSNWPTFPQLYSNGELIGGCDIVMELKNNGELKSTLSE, from the exons ATGGGTGGTGGTTCAGTGAAAGAGTTGAAATCAATGGAGGAATTGGATAACGTGCGCCAGAGTGGCGCACCGGTTATCCTCCACTTTTGGGCTTCATGGTGTGAAGCCTCTAAGCACATGGACCAAGTTTTTTCACAACTCTCTACCGATTTCCCTAATGCCCATTTCTTCAga GTTGAAGCTGAAGAGCAACCTGAAATATCCGAGGCTTACTCTGTTGCCGCTGTACCTTATTTTGTCTTCTTCAAg GATGGTAAAAGTGTTGATAAATTGGAGGGTGCAGATCCATCTAGTTTGGCCAACAAGGTTGCCAAGGTTGCTGGATCAGTAAACCCAGGAGAACCTGCAGCTCCTGCCAGCCTTGGGATGGCTGCAGGAGCCACTGTCCTTGAAGCTGTGAAAGAGCTAGCACAGGAGAACGGCTCTTCTCAATTGAACAACCAAGTGCAACCAGGACTTGGTGATGCACTTAAAAAGCGACTGCAGCAGCTGATTGACTCTCATCCTGTAATGTTATTTATGAAAGGAAGCCCTGAAGAGCCGAAGTGTGGATTCAGTAGGCAAGTTGTTGACATTTTGAAAGATGAAAAGGTTACATTTGGAAGTTTTGACATTCTTTCTGACAAAGAAGTTCGTGAGGGATTGAAGAAATTCTCTAACTGGCCAACATTCCCTCAGCTCTACTGTAAAGGAGAACTTCTTGGTGGGTGTGACATAGCAATTGCTATGCACAAGAGTGGTGAACTAAAAGACATTTTCCGAGATCATGGGATTGAAACTGTTGATGGAAGTGGAAAAAGTGGCATCTGTGGATCAACTGGCTTAAGCACAACTGTTGCCTCTCGGCTGGAAAGCCTGATTAATTCAACTCCTGTGATGCTGTTTATGAAGGGAAAACCAGAAGAACCCAAGTGTGGATTCAGTGGGAAGGTAGTTGAAATCCTccaacaagaaaaagttgacTTTGGGAGTTTTGACATACTCACTGATGAAGAGGTTCGCCAAAGTCTTAAAGTTTATTCAAACTGGTCTAGTTATCCCCAACTATATATCAAGGGTGAACTTATTGGTGGATCAGACATTGTCTTGGAGATGCAAAAGAGTGGGGAACTTAAGAAGGTTTTGGCTGAAAAAGGTGTTATCAATCAGAAAGAGACCCTTGAAGATCGACTGAAGAATTTAACTAAGTCATCACCAGTGATGCTCTTCATGAAGGGTACTCCGGATGCTCCTAGATGCGGTTTCAGTTCCAAAGTTGTCAATGCCCTTAGGGAGGAGGGTGTGAGTTTTGGGTCATTCGATATTTTAAGCGACGAGGAAGTGAGGCAGGGATTAAAAGTCTACTCTAACTGGCCAACCTTCCCCCAGCTATACTCCAATGGCGAGCTGATAGGGGGTTGCGACATTGTGATGGAGCTAAAGAACAATGGAGAGCTGAAATCCACCCTATCAGAGTAG
- the LOC123193555 gene encoding E3 ubiquitin-protein ligase RMA1H1-like, producing the protein MAYEQYFAREWKSITGAATGSDNYNGCFDCNICLEFAYEPVVTLCGHLYCWPCIYKWLHVQSASLSSDEHPQCPVCKAGISHTQMVPLYGRGQTPTESELPDKPPLPGMAIPPRPPACGTQALQSPSSNSVQQLPYRNPYQTQHYNPYPDSSLEDNSPSPFNLGTTGMTSFHHPAVGMFGELVYARVFGNSESLHTYPNSNHLRVGSNPRLRRQEMQAEKSLNRISIFLFCCFLLCLVVF; encoded by the coding sequence ATGGCTTATGAGCAATATTTTGCCCGGGAATGGAAATCCATTACAGGTGCAGCAACTGGTTCAGACAATTATAATGGTTGCTTTGACTGCAACATCTGCTTGGAGTTTGCATATGAGCCGGTTGTCACCTTATGTGGCCATCTCTACTGCTGGCCCTGCATCTACAAGTGGCTCCATGTTCAGAGTGCCTCCCTTTCTTCTGATGAACACCCACAATGTCCAGTATGCAAGGCAGGCATATCCCACACACAAATGGTTCCCCTCTATGGAAGGGGTCAAACTCCAACTGAATCTGAGCTTCCAGACAAACCGCCTCTTCCTGGCATGGCAATTCCCCCTAGACCACCAGCATGCGGTACCCAAGCTCTTCAATCCCCTTCGTCGAATTCTGTTCAACAGCTTCCATACCGTAATCCTTATCAAACCCAACACTATAATCCTTATCCGGACAGCAGTTTAGAAGATAACTCTCCATCTCCTTTTAATCTTGGGACCACCGGAATGACCAGTTTTCATCATCCTGCAGTCGGTATGTTCGGAGAGCTGGTTTACGCAAGGGTTTTTGGAAATTCAGAAAGCTTACACACATATCCCAACTCCAATCACCTACGGGTTGGTAGTAACCCCCGGTTGAGAAGGCAAGAGATGCAGGCAGAAAAGTCACTAAACAGAATTTCCATCTTCCTTTTCTGCTGCTTTCTTCTGTGCCTTGTTGTATTTTGA